In Citrus sinensis cultivar Valencia sweet orange chromosome 3, DVS_A1.0, whole genome shotgun sequence, the sequence aaatttaaaagttttatatttaaaagaattttaaatattttggaattattttctaaatatattatataaattaaactaaagaagttaatacaatataatataattaaaaattaatacaataaaatatagcATCAAAAgttatacaatattattataaaataatactaattaaatacagaataatataatatatttatattaaaataatgtaatacaaCATAACATGATAAGGTGTGTTAAATGCACCCTTAGTATATAGTATATGCAATTGTTGAAATCGTATTCACCGTGTTTAATTTGCAATTGTAAGGCTGCCCACACCGGATAACTTACTTAttaagacaaaaaagaaatctataaaaaaaattaatagtaattagTAGGGTCTGGCTACGGTGCAATGGTGATACGGTATCACCGTTGCATCCAGCCGTTGGATCCACGTGGATGAATGGATCCAATGGGATCCAACGGCTGGGTGCAACGGTGATACCGTATCACCATTGCACCGTAGCTTTCTCCTAATTAGGGGTTCGGCTACAGTGCAACGGTATCACCGTTGCATCCAGCCGTTGGATCCCACTGGATCCATTCATCCACGTGGATCCAACGGCTACGGTGCAACGGTGATACCGTATCACCGTTGCATCTAACCGTTGGATCCACGTGGATGAATGGATCCAATGGGATCCAACGGTTGGGTGCAACGATGCACTGTAACTTTCTCCTAATTAGGGGTCCGGCTACGGTGCAACGGTGATACCGTATCACCATTGCATCAAGCCATTGGATCCACGTGGATGAATGGATCTAGTGGGATGCAACGGTGATACCGTATCACCGTTGCACCGTAGCTTTCTCCTAATTAAGGGTCCGGCTACGGTGCAACGGTGATACGATATCACCGTTGCATCCAGCCGTTGGATCCCACGTGGATGAATGGATCCACTAAATGTAAACGGTAAACCCCTCCCAAAAATTtctggaaaaaggaaaaaaatcaaattgaaggAAATTTTGAAACCCGTCGCAGCCAGAGACCGGCTCGTCGTCGCCTGCGGCCTAGCCTTCCGTGAAAATAGAGTAAGTAATCTTTTTTCTCTCCTTCTACTCTCCACCGGCACCATATTCATAAATGGATACTGgcaaaataacttttaattttttatttagcttTTAGCATACTTGAGTATTATCTTTACTTTGAACAACAGTGATggatagaataaaattttaattgatttattattatatgggATGGAAGAGTTTAAATCGTAGGATCCCACGTTGTGTATTCTCAATTGTTGTTAAGCTCTGCAGCTTTCTTAACTATCAATATGAGTTTCACGAAAGACCCATTATTAATCTAACTGAAAAATGCTTCCTTTTCGGCTTTAACACTGTGTTTATTACATCTTTCAGGTTGGTTGATAACTTTCACGATGAATAACTCAAAATCACGTAAAGTTggtaagataaataaaaaagataggATAAGTTGTATGCCGGATTCGATCCTTTGCcatattctttcatttctGTCCACAGAAGATGCTGTTCGAACTAGCATTTTATCTTCAAGATGGAAGCTTGTTTGGGCTTCTCTTCCCAATCTTATGTTCAATGACAAGTTATGCTACAGACGTGATGGTACTTCAGATAATGGTGCGTTGACGAGGTTTGAGAATTTTGTCGACAGGATGCTTCTGTCCAACTCGGTAAGCATTAGCAAGTTTTCCCTTCATTGTCAGAAGAAGCCCAGGTATTTGTCTCGTCTGAAATTCTGGGTTGCACTTGCAATTATGCGAAATGTTCATGAGATCGAAGTTAATCTTCCGGTTGACGATCCATTTGAAGAGGGTTACGAGCCTGTTGAGCTACCTGACTGCATCTACAATTCTGAAacacttgaaattttgaaactagAAACAGATTTTGTATTCAAGAGTCCTTCCTCTGGGATATGTTTTCCAAGGGTCAAGAAATTTCATGTTGAAATATATAAGCCCAACATGCCTGACTTTTCTATTTGTCCTGTACTTGAAGATTTGTCAATTGACTACTCGCTAAATTTTGATTGGGACGCCGATATTAGCATTTCGTCTCAAACTCTAAAGAGGTTAAACTTGATGATAGGGGGACCTATTGTCTTTGCTAATGAGCACCAGGCTACGATTGAGGCTCCAAAACTTGAACACCTCCATGTTAATGATGGCACATTGGTATCTTATCTGGTCTATGAGTTACATTCATTATGTGATGCACGCCTTGATATTGACTATTCGCGTGTGCGTAGTGATCCGGTTCGAGCTGATCATGCACTACAGCTTCTCAAAAAGCTCACGAATCTTAAGTCTTTGTACTTATCTTGTGGCACCATATACGTATGTTCTCTGTCTGCTTTATGTTGTgcatattttaaactttaatacGCTTCTTACTTCCtctactttttgtttttactctGATTATGTTACTTATTTTTCTGGTCGTGTgtattaaaagttattttgaaACTCATTGATGAAACAGTTTCAATTCCTCAAGTTAGTAGCTGctagaatttttaattattgtctTTTTCTCAATGAAAGGCTCTTGGTGAAGCGTATCGGCATTTATATGATGCTCATCAATATTTCCTTCCcacattttccaacttgtcTTTTTTGGAGGTGAGGATTCGAGAATATGGGTGGTGGATTCTTCCGATCATCTTCAATTGTTCGCCTAACTTGGAATCTTTCGTCTTGATAATGGTGAGGATTTGATGAACTTTTGAATAAAGGatatttaagttgtttttatatttattttctttataatcaGGACGTAAATGGCCCTGAATACTACGTGGAAGCTGGGTGGATAGAACCACAGTTCGTGCCCTATTGTTTGCAGTTTAATGTCAAGAAGATTGAAATTCTGTATGGGGATGATGATCCATTAGAACCAGTAAAGTATTTATTGAAGAATTGTGGAGTTTTGGATAAAATGATCTTTAGATATGTTGGAGAATCTTCCAATGAACTTTGCAAGGAATTGTTAATGTTTCCAAGAGGCTCAAAGACTTGTGAGGTTGAACTTCGTGGAAAGTATGGGGATTGAGCGAATCGGTGATTTTGTATTGGTGATTTTGGTTGGGTGATGTTGTAAAACTTGCAGGTGATTTGCATCAGAACTCTATTGTAGATGATAAAAATAGGAtttcttttgtaatgtaaATGCATTGTTTACTGTGCTACttcctccccccccccccccccccccccacaaaaAAAAGGATCTTTTTGCAGcttctattattattgttttttttaatggttttgCCTATGAAGGATATATCgttttattgaatatttgAGTCTCATGGCATGGACTAAAATTTTCGTCTCACATTTAGAAatggaacttttttttttccagttaaTAATTACTAACCACATTGAAAATAGCCTACCAAAATAGAGCAGAAGAAAATCTCTAACGAAAGACTCAACattgatatttaaaacatttttaagtcaaaatttgaaaactgtatcattgaaattttgacttattttaattttatagattttttgtGTCAATCAGTCATGACTAATAAAAACTAGACGTGTCATTAAAATTCTGCACCGATGAAACAAGCTATAGATTTCAGGATACTTTTGAACTAATCTACCAAAAATCTTAGTTAATAAAGCAACAAGTAAAACATTCATCCTAAAGccaatattttgtatttaaaaaaaaaatatatatatatatatatatatatatatatatatatatataacaagcAATAAAATGAAGccccaaaaatatttactcTCGCAAAACATACAGCCCAAAGATCGAATTTGCTACATGCCCAATAACTCAATGGTACCCTACTAAATGTTACATTTTGTTCtgaattataaaacaaaaaagattacattTAGAGGAAAGACAAGGagtaaagatgaaaaaatgTATCGGCAAAtgcataataatataattattttactccTTTGGTTaggaaaggaaataaataaaccaaaataagatttcttttttgattttaACAACAGAACTTTTGTTTCGCATATAAATTAGAGAAATTGTTTTACATgcaaaaagattatttagtttttttttttttattactaggtaattttattgatgaaaaacttttatatttttaactcTTTATGAACTTTTTATGAGTGGAAATCTATTCAGTggtacaaaaaatttaatattcaaatcCCGCTCACAAAACAAATGGCCTTTTGTATTAAGTATTTCAATTGTGAGGATTTGCAAacaattagtttatttttaatatttagagAACTATGAGGACTATTTTGTAAATCTTCACCCTTGACATATAAAAATCGAAATGTGCTCGCTCATCTTATCCATTTGAGAGCTCTGGGTTTAGCGAAGGGTTTAAGCTGAACCAGAAGCACgagaagaggaagaggaggGGGAAGAAGAAACGTATCTGggcattaaaatcaaacaatcaCTGGTCAGTACTTGCACAATCAACTCATTAACCcagttttgtttcttttggcTGTTTTTAATTACTGTGCATATAAATCTTTTTCAACAAACCATTACTTCAAtgcttcttcatcttcagtgATTTCAATTGCTAGTCCTTTCATGACATTGAAAATTTATCACATTTAACTTGAATTCTTCATAATTTAATACCCATGTTAAAAGCAAGaggcccttttttttttctttgcagttctcttattcttcatttatacatttacagatatttgaattataaatttaattttgcagAGTCAGATACGGGGTTGAAAAATGGCCCTACGACATACAATGACTTTCGAGTGCTTAAATTCACCATTGAAGGGCAATAGATTAAAATCTTTTCctttgaattttgttaaaGTTTCTCGTCCTAATGAAGAACGAAGCAGCAGTCGGGTTTCGTCATCAAGGATGGAATGTTCCGCCTTCTCATCAAATATTGTCAAGTTGCCTTTGCaggtgtgttttattttagcaGTTCAAGTCATGTGGAGGATATGTTAGTTTTAAAAGTTTTCCAATTGTTTTCTTTGCATAAAcgtgtgtgtatgtatgtatatttatatgtaGAAGCTAATTGTGTTTGAAAAAAGCAGGCTGGTAGTTTTAGAAGAAATATAATAGTAAGATCTTTGGTAGAGAAACTAGGAAagagaggaggaggaggagaatCAAGTGACACAGATGATGAGGACGACGGCGATGATGATTCCTCTAGAAAAATGGATGTGGAGGATGACCCGTTGATGGATCCTGAAGAGAGACGTGAATGGAGGAGAAAGATTAGAGAAGTCATTGCTCAATGTCCTGATGTTGAGGAGGAGTCTGACCCTattgaaaagaagaagaagatgcaGAAGCTTCTGGCTGATTATCCTCTTGTTATGGAGGAAGATGATCCTGATTGGCCTGAAGATGCAGATGGGTGGGGTTTCAGTCTCAGTCAATTTTTTGACAAGATAACTATCAAGAATGTCAagaaagatgaagatgatgagaATTACGATAGTGAGAATGAAATTGTGTGGCAAGATGATAATTACATACGTCCTATCAAAGACATCAAGACTGCAGAATGGGAAGAGGCCGTTTTCAAAGACATCAGTCCTCTAATTGTTCTCGTACATAATCGCTATAAAAGGTtagtttctctctctcttttggcTTACTGTTATATGCGTATGTGTATTATTCAATTTGCACTCCTTCCAATTAGTGCcttaatttgaattgaatggACATGTTGGCATTCAtggctgattttttttatgcacaAGACGAGATGGTGTTATTCACTTGGCTGATTTCACGCGTAGTGGCAGATTTCATTGTAGTTGCTTCTTAGTATTGCTTTCAGTGTGCTGATCCATCAAGTCAATTTAGCTTGTGATCTGCCAATAATACTCctatatatttgttttctgACCACTATTCAAAAGTTCTGCTTAGTCTTTTTCTATTGAATCCAGGTCATTGCTTAATGTCAGatgattttttgtgattattgAATCATAAGTCATTCTGTAAAAGATGGTCAAGCATTGTAGGTCTCTGAAGAATATAATGCTTCATGCTTGTCCTCCAGAAAGGTCCGCTGCTCTGCATTATCTAAGAGAAGGTCTTGTCGAAATCTCTATAGAGTTTCCAACATGAAAATATTGCTTCTGGAGATTTTGAGTTTGTCTACTACTAAAATCAAATTCCACTGAATTTCCACCAGTCTAGTTAATGTGATGCGTTCTAAAAATAACTGTATTATGACCCATTAAACGTGCTGTTGAATGAACTTTCATGTACCTTCATCCCTATTGATCTTAGAGCTCCATGGAATGGTTGTTCTCGGTTCTAAAggtttatcattttactaattCTATGGTTATCATGGCAAAATACTGGAGGAcagaattcaaaattttttattttctgaattgagaaaattttgcTGTGAATCATGGATCATACATGTAAACCATTGTAATTTACTGATTCATAATCTACAGGTTACATTTTAATACTTGCATCTCTTGTATATTAACAATTAGTTGCTCTGCTTTGTTATAATCCACATCAATTCGATTGTTTGCAGGccaaaggaaaatgaaagaatgcGGGATGAACTGGAAAAAGCAGTGCACATCATATGGAATTGTAGGCTGCCTTCGCCACGAGTAAGTATGAAATTCAATGCTTATTTGTTTTTGCTCATAATGGTGATTGTttctaatatgaaattattgtaTTACACAGTGTGTTGCAGTTGATGCTAACGTTGAGCATGACTTAGTTTCTGCTCTTCAAGTGTCTGTCTTCCCAGAGGTTATATTCACTAAAGCTGGGAAAATCTTGTACCGGGAGAAACGTAATTTTCTTAACCGAAGAAAAAGCTGCCTCTTATTATTTTGAAgggagtaattttttttatcttgccTTGTTTATGTGTGTGTTCTTCAGCAACAAGAACTGCAGATGAGTTGTCAAAGATAATGGCGTTCTTCTATTATGGAGCTGCTAAGCCAGATTGTTTGAGTAGCATTGAGAGTAGCCAAGAAATGATCCCATCTGTTGCCATCACCAATCCAAGCTAAAAGTAAAACAGATGTGCTTTCTTCATGATGTAGTGGATGTCATAAATGAATTGAGATTTAACATATACACAGTAACTAATGTATAGCTTAGATTCactgcaattaaaaaaaatagtatatatTATGCATGCTGTCCTGGGTGaagttattttgtttcttaatcTAACTTAATCCTGTTTGTATTCTATCGATATCCAAATTCATTGCAATTACGGGGTATGTCCGTATATGATAAATTGTAAGCACTTTCTGGACAAGAACTAACAGAGGACTTGTCTTTTCTCACCCCTCTGAGATAAGCATCCTAATCAAGAACTTGTGAAGAAAGACGTTTAAGATCTTTGTGGATTTCCCCGCCATGCATTTATTCTCTTTCCAGGGACATGGACTAAAATCAAAGTTGATGAGGTTGGTGACTTCTTGGTCTCGATGTCCAGCTTGATGGTGTCATTACGCCTGTTTAAATGTTTCTTCAAACTTCAAGCCATCTTTGTTCACAGGTACTGAAGAACATGCATTTTCTTCCAATCCAAGGCACCACCAATAACTAGCCATACTAATCAAGACAGAAGGCAATGGAGTTTGAAGAAAGAACGAGTGAACATCTCACCCCTATTCCCATTCCATTTTATCCCCAGACATCTTAAAAATAGGACCAAAGAGGAACTCCTTATGCCGCTTCATTCCCAGCATAATTTTCTCTCCAcctcaaagaagaaaatgagttGATCATCTGAAATGATGAAGCACAGATTTGGCAAAACTAGTATCGACTTTATCCAAAACAGAAGTTATTTAAAGAtcataaatttctttaattaccATTCACCAACTCATGCTAAAAAAGCCTATATATTATTGGAAGCTCCCCTCATGCTTCTCATGTTCTTAATTCATTCTGGCACCTCCTCTGTTTCCTCCGTTTGCCACCGTCGTGACTTTTGCAGTTGACGAAATGGACGACTGATCTGATCAGTCTCCAAGAGTCCAGTTTAATAGTGTTATTTGCCTTAACATTTCAGCCGATTGAATGGATGCAAAATGGATCTTAGTTCTTTGGAGGAGGTATGTGTTCGCATCAACAAACCATTTCCCTGCATCAAAATTGCAAACACTTAACCCTAATTGCAGGCACACTACATTGATTGTAAATACTCATAGTATTTGTAGGGTGAAAGAATGAAGGCTCAGAAGCAAGTTCGTCATGTTTGTTAAGCCTCTTCAGATGCTTCTCCAAACATCTGGACAATGTTGGTTCTCTTAAGTCACAagcaaaacaaagaaaatcaaatgaaatgcTAAGGTACCAGACTCAGGTACTGCAACTGACAAAATCATAATACGGTAGATTctacaaattttgaaaaagaaaagtacatGATATTCTGCTCCTAATGACAAATCGTGAATTTCTTATTGTgtttttcaagaaaacaacAAGTTGTAACTAATGCAATAGAAAGTGTACCGATTATTACCTCGTTACATAAACTGTGTGGTATCTAGTTGGCACAGCATCCGTTACTTAAAAAGCCTTAGCATTCAATctgataaatgaaaataaaaataagtattaaattgctgaaaaaatttcagatatgaaggttttAAATCAACTTCACCAATCTGTAAttgaaatttgtaaaatttgcattgttttcatttttattatttcgaTTCCCTTTCACCCATAAGAGTGAAAAAAATCAACGAGTTGAAAATTCTATCGAAGCGTGCAAAGTGAACCACAAAAATCTACGAATAGGTATGACTATCTGTCAATGGTATTAAATTTCATCAGATAAAAGTTCTTAATTTGAACCAAACAAAACTGTAACTGATTGACAGAATAATACTGAGGTGTTTCAATGTCACTGATGAAGAAGgcaatgaagaagaagaaggaggaGCATCCTCTTCACCGTTTCTTACAATTCTCTCTGAAGCCTTTTCAGAGATAAAGGTGGCTTGCTACTTGCCATGAATGTTAAGAGAATCACAATATTTGATACACAACTTTTCCAACTGTGAATTATTGCCCATAATTTCCTGAGGTAAGGACTTCAATGCTCTgctattttcaattttaagatACCGCAGATTATTCATAAGAAAAATTACCATAGGAAATTAAATGAGACTCACGCAATTCTCTTCTGTTGACAGATCTTCAGGAGAGCTGAGTACATACAACCCTTGTTCCGTCTTTTCAAATTGGAGCCATGACTTGATCTGTTCAGAATTGCCAATTGCCAAGGTTCGTAATATCTGAAATCCATGACTACAAACTGCCAATGTGAATATCTAAGGTTCGTAGTTGAATTCTTCATGATGTAGTGGATGTCATAAATGAATTGAGATTTAACATATACACGGGAACTAATGTATAGCTTAGATTCACTGCAATCCAAAAAAATAGTATGTATTATGCATGCTGTCCTGGGTGaagttattttgtttcttaatcTAACTTAAATCCTGTTTGTATTCTATCGATATCCAAATTCATGGCAATTACGGGGTATGTCCgtatatgataaattttaagcACTTTCTGGACAAGAACTAACAGAGGACTTGTGTTTTCTCACGCCTCTGAGATAAGCATCCTAATCAAGAACTTGTGAAGAAAGACGTTTAAGATCTTTGTGGATTTCCCCGCCATGCATTTATTCTCTTTCCAGGGACATGGGCTAAAATCAAAGTTGATGAGATTGGTGACTTCTTGGTCTCGATGGCCAGCTTGATGGTGTCATTACGCCTGTTTAAATGTTTCTTCAAACTTCAAGCCATCTTTGTTCACCGGTACCGAAGGACATGCATTTTCTTCCAATCCAAGACACCACCAATAACTAGACATACTAATCAAGACAGAAGGCAATGGAGTTTGAAGAAAGAACGAGTGGACATCTCACCGCTATTCCCATTCCATTTTATCCCTAGACATCTTAACAATAGGACCAAAAGAGGAACTCCTTATGCCGCTTCATTCCCAGCATAATTTTCACTCCAcctcaaagaagaaaatgagttGATCATCTGAAATGATGGAGCACAGATTTGGCAAATCTAGTATCGACTTTATCCAAAGCAGAAGTTATTGCTCGAACTTGACTTAAAGATcacaaatttctttaattaccATTCACCAACCCATGTTAAAAAAGCCTATATGTAATGGAAGCTCCCCTGATGCTTCTCATGTTCTTAATTCATTCTGACAAGTCCTCTGTTTCCTCCGTTAGCCACCGTGTCATGACTTTTGCAGTTGATGAAATGGACGACTGATCTGATCAGTCTCTAAGAGTCCAGCTTGATGGTGTTATTTGCCTTAACATTTCAGCCGATTGAATGGATGCAAAATGGATCTTCGTTCTTTGGAGGAGTTATGTGTTCCCATTTGATTTTGGAGTTGATACTACATCCACTAAGCCTGCAGGGTAAAAGTCTTTAACTTGTTAAATTGCTTCGCGTCAACAAACCATTTCCCTGCATCAAAATTGCAAACACTTCACACTAATTGGAGGCACACTACATTGATTGTAAATACTCAAATAGTATTTGTAGGGTGAAAGAATGAAGGCTTAGAAGCAAGTTCGTCATGTTTGGTAAGCCTCTTCAGATGCTTCTCCAAATATCCGGACAATGTTGGTTCTCTTAAGTCACAagcaaaacaaagaaaatcaaatgaaatgcTAAGGTACCAGACTCAGGTACTGCAACTGACAAAATCATAATACGGTAGATTctacaaattttgaaaaagaaaagtacatGATATTCTGCTCCTAATGACAAATCGTGAATTTCTTATTGTgtttttcaagaaaacaacAAGTTGTAACTAATGCAATAGAAAGTGTACCGATTATTACCTCGTTACATAAACTGTGTGGTATCTAGTTGGCACAGCATCCGTTACTTAAAAAGCCTTAGCATTCAATctgataaatgaaaataaaaataagtattaaattgctgaaaaaatttcagatatgaaggttttAAATCAACTTCACCAATCTGTAAttgaaatttgtaaaatttgtattgttttcatttttattatttcaattccCTTTCACCCATAAGAGTGAAAAAAATCAACGAGTTGAAAATT encodes:
- the LOC112496176 gene encoding F-box/FBD/LRR-repeat protein At1g16930-like: MNNSKSRKVGKINKKDRISCMPDSILCHILSFLSTEDAVRTSILSSRWKLVWASLPNLMFNDKLCYRRDGTSDNGALTRFENFVDRMLLSNSVSISKFSLHCQKKPRYLSRLKFWVALAIMRNVHEIEVNLPVDDPFEEGYEPVELPDCIYNSETLEILKLETDFVFKSPSSGICFPRVKKFHVEIYKPNMPDFSICPVLEDLSIDYSLNFDWDADISISSQTLKRLNLMIGGPIVFANEHQATIEAPKLEHLHVNDGTLVSYLVYELHSLCDARLDIDYSRVRSDPVRADHALQLLKKLTNLKSLYLSCGTIYALGEAYRHLYDAHQYFLPTFSNLSFLEVRIREYGWWILPIIFNCSPNLESFVLIMDVNGPEYYVEAGWIEPQFVPYCLQFNVKKIEILYGDDDPLEPVKYLLKNCGVLDKMIFRYVGESSNELCKELLMFPRGSKTCEVELRGKYGD
- the LOC102609941 gene encoding thioredoxin-like fold domain-containing protein MRL7L, chloroplastic isoform X1, with protein sequence MALRHTMTFECLNSPLKGNRLKSFPLNFVKVSRPNEERSSSRVSSSRMECSAFSSNIVKLPLQAGSFRRNIIVRSLVEKLGKRGGGGESSDTDDEDDGDDDSSRKMDVEDDPLMDPEERREWRRKIREVIAQCPDVEEESDPIEKKKKMQKLLADYPLVMEEDDPDWPEDADGWGFSLSQFFDKITIKNVKKDEDDENYDSENEIVWQDDNYIRPIKDIKTAEWEEAVFKDISPLIVLVHNRYKRPKENERMRDELEKAVHIIWNCRLPSPRCVAVDANVEHDLVSALQVSVFPEVIFTKAGKILYREKPTRTADELSKIMAFFYYGAAKPDCLSSIESSQEMIPSVAITNPS
- the LOC102609941 gene encoding thioredoxin-like fold domain-containing protein MRL7L, chloroplastic isoform X2, with protein sequence MALRHTMTFECLNSPLKGNRLKSFPLNFVKVSRPNEERSSSRVSSSRMECSAFSSNIVKLPLQAGSFRRNIIVRSLVEKLGKRGGGGESSDTDDEDDGDDDSSRKMDVEDDPLMDPEERREWRRKIREVIAQCPDVEEESDPIEKKKKMQKLLADYPLVMEEDDPDWPEDADGWGFSLSQFFDKITIKNVKKDEDDENYDSENEIVWQDDNYIRPIKDIKTAEWEEAVFKDISPLIVLVHNRYKRPKENERMRDELEKAVHIIWNCRLPSPRVIDANVEHDLVSALQVSVFPEVIFTKAGKILYREKPTRTADELSKIMAFFYYGAAKPDCLSSIESSQEMIPSVAITNPS